The Archangium primigenium genomic interval TCACCTTCCGCACGCGCAAGGGGGACTTCACCGTGGCGCTGGACGCAGGTGCGCCGAGGACGTCGGGCAACCTCGTGACGCTCGCGCGGCGGGGGTATTTCCGGGGGCTCGGCTTCCACCGCGTGGTGCCGGACTTCGTGGCGCAGGGGGGAGACCCGCGCGGCGATGGGGAAGGGGGCCCGGGCTACTCCATCCGCTGCGAGATCACCCGCCGGGCCTACCGTCGGGGCGTGCTGGGGATGGCGCTGTCGGGCAAGGACACGGGCGGCAGCCAGTTCTTCTTCACGCACGCGCCCCAGCCGCACCTGGATGGCCGCTACACGGCCTTCGGCGAGGTGACGGGCGGCATGGCCGTGGTGGATGCCCTGCTGGAGGGCGACACCTTGATCGACGTCGAGGTGTCGCCCTGATCAGCTGGCCCTGAGCCATGGGCCTTGAACGACGGGGGAGGGCTCAGCTCGCGACGCGGCTGGGCACCTTGCCGGGGGTGAAGCCCGCCCAGAGGGCGTTCTCGGCGTTCTCCATGTCCTCGACCTTCTTGCGGATGCGCTGCCACTCGGCATCGGGGATGCGCAGGAAGGCCTCGGCCACCTCGGGATCGAACTGCGTGCCCGAGCAGCGCTTGATCTCGTCGCGCGCCACCGACATGGGCCGGCCCTTGCGGTACGGGCGGTCCGAGGTGATGGCGTCCACCGTGTCGGCGATGGCGAAGATGCGCGCGCCGATGGAGATGTCCCGGCTCTTGAGCCCCTGCGGGTAGCCCTTGCCGTCCCAGCGCTCCTGGTGGTGCAGCACGATGAGCGAGGCGTCGTGCAGGTAGGGCATCTTCGCGAGGATCTTGTAGCCGTACTCGGGATGCTTGCGCATCTCCACCCACTCCTCGGGGGAGAGGGGGCCGGGCTTGAGCAGGATGGTGTCGCTCACGCCGATCTTCCCGATGTCGTGCAGGAGCGCGCCCTGCTCCACCACCTCCAACTGGGTGGGCGTCAGGCCGATCTCCTCGCCGATGCGGCGCGAGTAGAGCGACACGCGACGCGAGTGCCACTGGGTCTCGGTGTCGCGGTAGTCCAGCGCGCTGATGAGGCCGTCGAGCAGACCGTTGGTGCGCTCGACCACCATGCGCTCCAGGTCGCGATTGATGGCCGTGAGCTCGGCGTTCTTTTCCGCCACCTCCCGGGTCAGCCGCTCGTTGGACTCCACCAGCCGGAAGTGCTCGATGGCCTGACGCACCGCGCTCGTCAGCTCGCTGAGCGACCACGGCTTGCCGAGCAGTCGGAACACCTCGCCGCGGTTGACCGCCTCCGAGGCCGTGCGGAAGTCCGCCGCCGCCGTGAGCATCAGGCGCACCGCTCTTGGGTTCTTCTCGCGCAGGGTGCGCAACAGCTCCACGCCGTTGAGCAGCGGCATCATGAAGTCCGTCAGCACGACCTGGAAGCCCTCCTCCTTGGCGGCCTGGGCGGGATCCGTGTGCGTGATGACCTCATAACCCTCCGATTGGAGGATGCGCGAGAGCGCGGCCAGAATGAGCGGATCGTCATCCACCACGAGGATGCGGTCCATGAATACAGCCTCCCAAACCGAGTGAAGAACAGACGTTGAAGAACGGTGCCGGTTATACACGGCTTCCCCCCCAAAGGTCACACCCTCTGCATGGGCGCCACGTGTTCCTGCTTGCTTGACAAGCCCTTGGAACTTTTGCCCTTTCTGCACACCCGGGTGCGGCCCACCTCACGAGCCGCTTGCCTGTCCGGCTGGGGGTGGTCTATGGTGCGCGGGACCCGCGATATGGGTCGTAACTCCTTGATATTTGGAGAGTTCTCCGATGCCTAGAGCCTCCGCAGGGCCGGTCCCGGTGGTGGTCATGGGGTTGGGAGTCATCGGGCAGGAGATCGCCAGGGCCGCCCAACAGTCGCCCGAGGTGGAGCTGCTCGGCGCGATCGACGCCAACCCCCAACTGGTGGGACGCCCCTTGTCGGAAGTGCTGGGGGTGGCAGGAGTGAAGGGCAAGGTCGTCGGCACCCTGGAGGCCGCCGTGGGGCGGCGCAAGGGTGTCGTGCTGCTGCATGCCACGGGCTCCCGCCTCGCGCAGGTGATGGATCAGCTGCTCGAGGCCATCGGCCTGGGCATGTCGGTGGTGTCCACCTGCGAGGAGCTCGCCTTCCCCTTCCTCAAGTACCCGGAGCTCGCGCAGAAGCTGGAGGACGCGGCGCAGGCGGCCGGGGTGGCGGTGCTGGGCACGGGCGTCAACCCGGGCTTCGTGATGGATCGGCTGGTGGCCACGGTGGGCCAGGCGTGCGGGCCGGTGCGTCATGCCACGGTGACGCGGGTGGTGGACGCGCGCGATCGGCGCGAGTCGCTGCAGCGCAAGGTGGGCGCGGGCCTGACCGAGGATGAGTTCTTCGCCCTGGTGGACCGGGATCAACTGGGCCACGTGGGGCTGGTGGAGAGCGCGGCCTTGTGCGCGCTCGGGCTGGGCCTGGACTGTGACGACTTCGAGGAGGAGATCGTCCCGGTGTTCGCCGAGGAGGACATCTCCGGCGGGGCCTTCCCCGTGAAGAAGGGACGGGTGGCGGGAATCTTCCAGTCCGCGGTGGGTCTGGAGGAGGGACAGGAGCGCGTCCGGTTGGAGTTGACGATCGCGGTGGGCGCGGATGATCCCGGCGACCGCATCGAGATCGAAGCGGAGCCGAAGCTGGTCGTGGACATTCGCGGGGGGGTGCCTGGCGACCGGGCAGCCGCACACATGCTGGTGAACGCCGCCCCGCGCGTAACGGCCGCCGAGGCCGGTCTTTTGACCGTGCTCGAGCTTCCGGCCGGTCGTTAAAGGGAGAGGGACATGCTGGACAAGAATGCGATTGGCCGGGCCTCACCGCCATTCCTGAACGAGGTGGAGAAGGGCGCCATCCGGCGCTTCGCCGAGTCCCTCGGCGACTACAACCCCATCTATTACGACGAGGAGTACGCGCGCGCCTCGGGCTACCCCACGG includes:
- a CDS encoding HD domain-containing phosphohydrolase, with translation MDRILVVDDDPLILAALSRILQSEGYEVITHTDPAQAAKEEGFQVVLTDFMMPLLNGVELLRTLREKNPRAVRLMLTAAADFRTASEAVNRGEVFRLLGKPWSLSELTSAVRQAIEHFRLVESNERLTREVAEKNAELTAINRDLERMVVERTNGLLDGLISALDYRDTETQWHSRRVSLYSRRIGEEIGLTPTQLEVVEQGALLHDIGKIGVSDTILLKPGPLSPEEWVEMRKHPEYGYKILAKMPYLHDASLIVLHHQERWDGKGYPQGLKSRDISIGARIFAIADTVDAITSDRPYRKGRPMSVARDEIKRCSGTQFDPEVAEAFLRIPDAEWQRIRKKVEDMENAENALWAGFTPGKVPSRVAS
- a CDS encoding dihydrodipicolinate reductase, yielding MPRASAGPVPVVVMGLGVIGQEIARAAQQSPEVELLGAIDANPQLVGRPLSEVLGVAGVKGKVVGTLEAAVGRRKGVVLLHATGSRLAQVMDQLLEAIGLGMSVVSTCEELAFPFLKYPELAQKLEDAAQAAGVAVLGTGVNPGFVMDRLVATVGQACGPVRHATVTRVVDARDRRESLQRKVGAGLTEDEFFALVDRDQLGHVGLVESAALCALGLGLDCDDFEEEIVPVFAEEDISGGAFPVKKGRVAGIFQSAVGLEEGQERVRLELTIAVGADDPGDRIEIEAEPKLVVDIRGGVPGDRAAAHMLVNAAPRVTAAEAGLLTVLELPAGR